The following is a genomic window from Geobacillus subterraneus.
CGGCAAAAGAGCGCAACGTGTCGTCCGTCGCTTTGCAGCTGCTCGAAGAACGGGGGGCGACATGGCTGTTTGACTGTGGCGAAGCGACGCAGCACCAAATTTTGCATACGGCCATTCGCCCGCGCCGCATCGAGCATATTTTCATTACCCATTTGCATGGCGATCATTTATTCGGATTGCCCGGCCTGCTTGGCAGCCGCTCGTTTCAAAGCGGCGAGACGCCGCTGACCGTCTTCGGCCCAAAAGGCGTCCGCCTATTTGTTGAAACGGCGCTTACCGTCAGCGGGACAAGGCTTCGATATGAACTGAACATCGTTGAGATCGACGAAGGCGTCATTTTTGATGATGAGCGGTTTTCCGTCATCGCCAAGCGGCTTGACCACGGCATGCCGTCATATGGCTTTCGCGTCGTGGAAAAAGATTTGCCCGGTCCGCTGTTAGTCGATCGTCTGAAAGCGCTTGGCGTCCGCCCCGGCCCGATTTATCAACAAATTAAGCAAGGGAAAACGGTCGTACTCGAGGACGGCACCGTGCTTGACGGGCGCGAGTTTGTCGGGCCGCCGCAAAAGGGGCGGATCGTCGCCGTTTTAGGTGACACCCGTTTTTGCGAGGCGGCGATTGAGCTGGCGCGTGAGGCCGATGTCGTCATCCATGAGGCGACGTTCGCCGCGGCAGAGCAGCGGCTTGCCCGCGATTATTTCCATTCGACAACAACCGACGCGGCTGAAGTGGCGAAACGAGCCGGGGCGAAGCGGCTCATTTTAACCCACATCAGCTCGCGCTATCAGGGCGAAGCGGCGCTCCAATTATTGGACGAGGCGCGCCGCGTGTTTCCGAACACCGAGCTTGCCGCCGATTTCGCTTCGTTTTCGGTTCCGCGTTAAAACCGCCAGCCGCGCTCGTATTGCACCGGCGCTTCGATTTTTACGCCAAGCTCTTTCGCGGCAGCGTACGGCCAATACGGGTTGCGCAGCAGCTCCCGCGCCAAAAAGACAAGATCGGCCCGGCCGTTATGCAGCACTTCTTCGGCTTGCCAGCCGGAGGTGATCAAGCCGACAGCGCCGGTCGGGATGTCCGCTTCGCGGCGAATGAGTTCGGCAAACGGCACTTGGTAGCCGGGGTAGGCGTCAATGTGCGCCGGCACAACGGCGCCGGAGCTGACATCGACAAGGTCAACCCCTTGTTCTTTCATCCGTTTGGCGTACGGGACATAGTCTTTTGCTGTCAACCCGTCCGGATGGTAGTCGGACGCCGAAATGCGGACGAACAGCGGGCCGTCCCACACTTCGCGAACCGCGCTGATCACCTCGCCCAAAAAGCGGTACCGGTTTTCCGGCGCGCCGCCGTATTCATCTTGACGATGGTTAGAGAGCGGCGATAAAAACTCATTAATGAGGTAGCCGTGGGCCGCGTGGATTTCGATGACGTCAAAGCCGGCTTGTTTTGCCCGCCGCGCACCGTCTTGGAACGCCTGCACCGTCTCTTCGATATCGGCTTTCGTCATTTCTTTCGGCATCGGCGACGACTCATTGAACGGAATGGCGGACGGAGCGATGATTTCTCCCGGCACTTGCGACTTTCTCCCGGCGTGGGCGAGCTGGATGCCGATCGCAGCTCCATGCTCTTTCACGAGCCCAGCGAGTTCGCGAAGCCCATCGATATGATCATCGCTCCAAATGCCCAAGTCTTGTTCGGAAATGCGGCCTTGCGGCGTGACGCCGGTCGCCTCGACAATGATGAGACCAACTTGGCCGACGGCGCGCGCCGGGTAGTGGATTTTATGCCATGTGCGCACCGTGCCGTCTTTCGTCTCGCACGAGTACATGCACATCGGCGACATAACGATCCGGTTTTTCAGCGTCAGCCCGCGGATGGTATACGGCGAAAACAATACCGTGTTCATGGCAAACAGCTCCTTTCCATGCCAATGAATGGTTCATGACTGAATGATAACATGCTGTTTGCCAAAAACAAAATGAAACGGACTGCCGCCTTGTGCGGCCCGGTGCAAGCGGCTGCGGCGTTTGGCGGTGCGCTTTCACAGCCGGTTATGATTCGGCGATCGCAGCGAGCAGGGCGCTGCCGAGCTCTTCGGAGCGGACGGTCGCCCGGCGGATGCAGGCGGCGACAGCCTCTTGAAATCGGTATTGCTCAAGTACTTTAATGCCGGCTTCGGTCGTGCCGCCCGGGCTTGTGACTTCGCGGCGCAGGACGGACGGGTGCTTGTCGGACGCTTTTAACATTTCCGCTGCGCCGATGATCGTCTGCAAAATGAGCGTTTTCGCCACATCGCGCTCAAGGCCGATGTCGGCGGCCGCCTTTTCCATCGCCTCGACCAAGTAATAGACGTATGCCGGGCCGCTTCCCGACAGGCCGGTGACCGCATGCAAATCGCGCTCCGGCACGATAGTGACAATGCCGACCGTTTCAAACAGCTGCTTCGCCGTTTCAAGATGCTGCTTCGAAGCGAAACGTCCGCCGGCGATCGCTGTCGCCGATAAGCCGACGGCTGCGGAGGTGTTTGGCATGGCGCGCACAACGGCGATATCGCGTCCGGCGAGCCGTTCGATCGTCTCGGTTGTAACGCCGGCAAGCAACGACAAAATGAGCTGGTTCGGGCGAATGGCCGGTGCAATCGTCGCCATCGCTTCGGCGACATCTTTCGGTTTCATGGCCAAAATAACGATGTCTGCCTGTTCGGCAGCGCGGCGTGCGTCTTGGGCGGCGCGAACGCCGTACGTGCGCTCAAGCTCTTCAAGCCGGGCGCGGTTTTGGCGGTTTGTCACGACGATTTGCGCCGGATGGCAAAACGTTTTCGTCATGCCGGCGATGAGCGCTTCCGCCATCGAGCCGGCGCCGATGAAGGCAATGGACCGTGCTGTTGTCATCGCATTCACTCCTTTTTCTTGTTATGGGGCAAAAGAAAAAGGTTTCCCGTCCTGCAAAAGGACGGAAAACCTTCGTTTCCGCGGTACCACCTTTTTTGGCTCGTTTGGCCTCAGCCGAACGAACCCGACTCTGCCCCGATAACGCCGGGGAGGCGTTTAGGTTGGCCTAACAGCTCCTAGGGTAGGTTCAACCGCAAAGAGGGCAGCGAAGCCTTCCAGCCGCGGGCTTCGCTCTCTGGCTGCCGTTTCCGGTTTACTGGCCCTGTTCATCGCCGTTTTTGCCGTATCGTGATTTTATTTGTCATTATGCCGCGGGACAAGTGTGATTGTCAAGAGAGGAGCACGAATTTTTTTGCAATTTCAAGCGCACGGAAGAAAAAGGCATGACAAATGGATGAAATCGTTGTAAACTGTAAAATACAATATAATGAATGACCATTCATTTCGCTCCAACGGTTTGAACGGGATGGTTGATGAACTTAAGGGAAAGAAGGGAATGGGATGAACAAGGAACGAGTGCATCGGATCACGGTGCCGACGCCGTTTCCGGTCGGGGATGTGCATATGTATGTGATCGCCGGCGATCGGCTGACGTTGGTCGATGCCGGAGTGAAAACAGAGGAAGCATGGCAGCAGTGTATACAACGTCTTGGCGAGATCGGTTATCGGCCGGAAGATATCGAACAAATCGTCATTACCCATCATCATCCGGATCACGTCGGTTTGCTTGATTATTTTCCGCATGCGCCGATCATCGGTCATCCGAAAGCCGATCCGTTTTTGCGCCGCGACCGCTCGTTTATGGACAAGTACGTTCGATTTTTTGAGGAATTTTTTTCCGAATGTGGCGTCGACCGCCGCTTGTTCAGCCAGTTGTCTAAAGAAGGAAGATCGCTTCGTTACGCGAGCCGGAGAGCGATCGATATCGCCGTCACGGAAGGGGATGCAGTGCCGGGATTACCGCGCTGGCGCGTCATCGAAACGCCGGGGCATGCGCAAAGCCATATTGCGCTTTATCGCGAGGACGACGGGCTGTTGATCGGCGGCGACCATTTGCTTTTGCACATCTCCCCGAACCCGATGATGGAACCGCCGGCTGAAGGGGAAACCGAGCGGCCGAAACCGCTGCTGCAATATAACGAATCGCTCGAAAAAATGTTGCAGTATGACATCGCCCGCTCGTTAAACGGCCATGGCGACGATGCGACTGACATTCCGGCGCTCGTTCGTGAGCGGCTGGCCAAGCAGCGCCAGCGCGCCGAGCGGGTGCTCGACATGGTGAAAGAACGCCCTCATACGGTGTTTGCCGTGTGCCAAAAGCTGTTTCCGACCGCGTACGAACAAGAGCTGATGCTGACGATGTCCGAGACGATCGGCCAACTGGACTATTTGGAAGCGAATGGGTACGTGAGGAAAAAGCAGGAAGACGGTCATTACATTTATGAAGCGGCGGGGGTGTCGGTGTGCGGTTAAAGGGGTGCCGTGTCGCCATTACCGGGGCATCTGGCGGCATCGGCGAGCAAATCGCTTACGAAGCGGCGCGGCAAGGGGCAATGCCGGTGCTGTTGGCGCGCAGTGAAGAAAAACTGAAAGAAATCAGCGTGCGGATTGAGGCACAGACCGGCATTCGCCCCCGGTATGCGCGGCTAGATGTCGGCGATCGGGAAATGGTTGAGACCGTTTTTTCCCGGTTGATTGCGGAGTTGGAAACGGTTGATGTGTTGGTCAATAACGCAGGGTTTGGCGTCTTTCGCTATGTCGAGGACATCGACTTGGCGGAAATGGAACGAATGTTTGCCGTCAATGTCTTCGGCTTGATTGCTTGCACGAAGGCGGTGTATTCTCATATGAAAGAACGGGGGAGCGGCCACATTATCAACATCGCCTCGCAAGCCGGCAAAATCGCGACGCCAAAGTCCGGCGTCTACTCGGCGACAAAACATGCGGTCATCGGATTTACCGACAGTTTGCGCCTCGAGGCGAGCC
Proteins encoded in this region:
- the proI gene encoding pyrroline-5-carboxylate reductase ProI — protein: MTTARSIAFIGAGSMAEALIAGMTKTFCHPAQIVVTNRQNRARLEELERTYGVRAAQDARRAAEQADIVILAMKPKDVAEAMATIAPAIRPNQLILSLLAGVTTETIERLAGRDIAVVRAMPNTSAAVGLSATAIAGGRFASKQHLETAKQLFETVGIVTIVPERDLHAVTGLSGSGPAYVYYLVEAMEKAAADIGLERDVAKTLILQTIIGAAEMLKASDKHPSVLRREVTSPGGTTEAGIKVLEQYRFQEAVAACIRRATVRSEELGSALLAAIAES
- a CDS encoding SDR family NAD(P)-dependent oxidoreductase, with amino-acid sequence MRLKGCRVAITGASGGIGEQIAYEAARQGAMPVLLARSEEKLKEISVRIEAQTGIRPRYARLDVGDREMVETVFSRLIAELETVDVLVNNAGFGVFRYVEDIDLAEMERMFAVNVFGLIACTKAVYSHMKERGSGHIINIASQAGKIATPKSGVYSATKHAVIGFTDSLRLEASRFGVFVTAVNPGPVETRFFDLADEAGDYVRNVSRWMLRPEAVAKRVVAAMMTPTREVNMPGWMDMGSRLYRLAPGLVEKVAKRAFFQK
- the rnz gene encoding ribonuclease Z, whose amino-acid sequence is MELLFLGTGAGVPAKERNVSSVALQLLEERGATWLFDCGEATQHQILHTAIRPRRIEHIFITHLHGDHLFGLPGLLGSRSFQSGETPLTVFGPKGVRLFVETALTVSGTRLRYELNIVEIDEGVIFDDERFSVIAKRLDHGMPSYGFRVVEKDLPGPLLVDRLKALGVRPGPIYQQIKQGKTVVLEDGTVLDGREFVGPPQKGRIVAVLGDTRFCEAAIELAREADVVIHEATFAAAEQRLARDYFHSTTTDAAEVAKRAGAKRLILTHISSRYQGEAALQLLDEARRVFPNTELAADFASFSVPR
- a CDS encoding MBL fold metallo-hydrolase, which codes for MNKERVHRITVPTPFPVGDVHMYVIAGDRLTLVDAGVKTEEAWQQCIQRLGEIGYRPEDIEQIVITHHHPDHVGLLDYFPHAPIIGHPKADPFLRRDRSFMDKYVRFFEEFFSECGVDRRLFSQLSKEGRSLRYASRRAIDIAVTEGDAVPGLPRWRVIETPGHAQSHIALYREDDGLLIGGDHLLLHISPNPMMEPPAEGETERPKPLLQYNESLEKMLQYDIARSLNGHGDDATDIPALVRERLAKQRQRAERVLDMVKERPHTVFAVCQKLFPTAYEQELMLTMSETIGQLDYLEANGYVRKKQEDGHYIYEAAGVSVCG
- the namA gene encoding NADPH dehydrogenase NamA; this encodes MNTVLFSPYTIRGLTLKNRIVMSPMCMYSCETKDGTVRTWHKIHYPARAVGQVGLIIVEATGVTPQGRISEQDLGIWSDDHIDGLRELAGLVKEHGAAIGIQLAHAGRKSQVPGEIIAPSAIPFNESSPMPKEMTKADIEETVQAFQDGARRAKQAGFDVIEIHAAHGYLINEFLSPLSNHRQDEYGGAPENRYRFLGEVISAVREVWDGPLFVRISASDYHPDGLTAKDYVPYAKRMKEQGVDLVDVSSGAVVPAHIDAYPGYQVPFAELIRREADIPTGAVGLITSGWQAEEVLHNGRADLVFLARELLRNPYWPYAAAKELGVKIEAPVQYERGWRF